A single Spirochaetota bacterium DNA region contains:
- a CDS encoding polysaccharide deacetylase family protein: MPKPRDFNIPIIMYHEISSSRVSDLSITPAAFEAQLIALRRLGFTPITFTDLDAILSGIQERPRRPVIFTFDDGYENFKRSAFPILTRHDCRAVVFIVTGKLGKTNIWDKAKKGIRRQRLMSKDDIRELAEAGMEFGSHSHTHADCTALTSKKRAREIRGSYEIIKKITGRPVMAFCYPYGHHSRELCDYIEVKSMYRFGVAIQGARARRTTSDRYVLPRVFVKPNDFLMRFLWKVFKRVWWNVDFVKPFR, from the coding sequence ATGCCGAAACCGCGCGACTTCAATATCCCCATCATCATGTACCACGAGATAAGTTCCTCACGCGTATCCGACCTCTCCATTACCCCGGCCGCATTCGAGGCACAGCTCATTGCGCTCCGGCGTCTGGGCTTCACGCCGATAACGTTCACCGACCTCGATGCCATACTTTCGGGCATTCAGGAACGCCCGCGGCGGCCGGTGATATTCACCTTCGATGACGGTTACGAGAATTTCAAACGCTCCGCCTTCCCCATCCTCACACGGCATGATTGCCGCGCCGTTGTGTTCATCGTCACCGGTAAGCTCGGGAAAACGAACATCTGGGACAAGGCCAAGAAAGGGATCAGAAGACAACGGCTCATGTCGAAGGACGATATCCGCGAACTCGCCGAAGCGGGCATGGAATTCGGCAGCCACTCGCATACGCATGCCGACTGCACCGCACTCACGTCGAAAAAGCGCGCACGGGAGATACGCGGCTCCTACGAGATCATAAAAAAGATCACCGGGCGTCCCGTTATGGCGTTCTGTTATCCCTATGGCCATCATTCGCGGGAGCTCTGCGACTATATCGAGGTAAAAAGCATGTACCGTTTCGGCGTTGCGATACAAGGTGCGCGGGCACGACGGACGACGAGCGACCGGTATGTGCTGCCGCGCGTATTCGTTAAACCGAATGATTTTCTGATGCGTTTCCTCTGGAA